One window of Triticum dicoccoides isolate Atlit2015 ecotype Zavitan chromosome 5A, WEW_v2.0, whole genome shotgun sequence genomic DNA carries:
- the LOC119303325 gene encoding probable methyltransferase PMT28: MTVFRGPPGRPSALVSWWRRRPPLGFAAKVSIAIALGLSFVVTWTTLAPTSSSQQISTERTYFAADVADPPPGALPAPRNATARAAHRKPRPASPRARKKRRSPPRSRRPNATPSPDAAAALKSNLTDPEQANKPEPEWEWEDEQEPELSVPEDDADATSKAPKEEEDDKAPALEWADESSELDAEEEEDPEAAKGKASKKKRKLPPLFSPAAHYHWKLCGAKSGHHYTPCVDFDGDGSQRHHQRSCPRSPVTCLVSLPKEYKLPAPWPERKEKVWYGNVGHPRLSSYAKDHSWLNRTGEHLVFPPEESEFKGGAQHYIDTIDEMAPDLDWGKNIRIALDIGCKSAGFGVALLEKDVITLSLGLTNDQTDLAQVALERGIPATIGSLGSRRLPFPSGSFDIIHCRECNIPWHSNGGKLLIEMNRILRPGGYFVISSRHGDLESEEGISASMAAVCWNVIAYNSDDVSELGVKIFQRPASNDEYDLRAKKDPPFCKEEQNKATAWYTPIKHCLHKAPAGIEERGSEWPEEWPKRLETFPDWLGDLQTRVSADHSHWKAVVEKSYLDGLGINWTNIRNVLDMKAVYGGFAAALSSEKVWVMNVVPVHAPDTLPVIFERGLIGVYHDWCEPFSTYPRSYDLLHADHLFSRLKNRCKEPASILVEMDRILRPGGWAIIREKLEILDPLEAILKSLHWEIVMTFRKDKEGIMSVKKTTWRP, translated from the exons ATGACGGTGTTCCGGGGCCCTCCGGGCCGGCCCTCGGCGCTCGTGAGCTGGTGGAGGAGGCGCCCGCCGCTGGGCTTCGCCGCCAAGGTCTCCATCGCCATCGCGCTCGGCCTCTCCTTCGTCGTCACCTGGACCACGCTCGCCCCGACCTCCTCCTCCCAGCAGATCTCCACCGAGCGCACCTACTTCGCCGCCGACGTCGCCGACCCGCCCCCTGGAGCGCTGCCCGCCCCCCGCaacgccaccgcccgcgccgcccaCAGGAAGCCCCGCCCCGCCAGCCCCCGCGCCCGCAAGAAGCGCCGCTCCCCGCCTAGATCCCGCCGCCCCAATGCCACCCCctcgcccgacgccgccgccgcgcTCAAGTCCAACCTCACCGACCCGGAACAAGCCAACAAGCCGGAGCCGGAGTGGGAGTGGGAGGACGAGCAGGAGCCGGAGCTGTCCGTGCCGGAGGACGACGCGGACGCCACGAGCAAGGCgcccaaggaggaggaggacgacaaggCGCCGGCCCTGGAATGGGCCGACGAATCCAGCGAGCTagacgccgaggaggaggaggacccggaggcgGCCAAGGGCAAGgcttccaagaagaagaggaagctgccgCCTCTCTTCAGCCCGGCCGCGCATTACCACTGGAAGCTCTGCGGCGCCAAGAGCGGCCACCACTACACCCCCTGCGTGGATTTCGATGGGGATGGGAGCCAGAGGCACCACCAGCGGAGCTGCCCGAGGTCGCCGGTGACGTGCCTGGTGTCGCTGCCAAAGGAGTACAAGCTGCCTGCTCCATggccggagaggaaggagaag GTTTGGTATGGGAATGTTGGACATCCTAGGTTGTCGAGCTATGCTAAGGACCACAGCTGGCTGAATCGGACCGGCGAGCACCTGGTGTTCCCGCCGGAGGAATCGGAGTTCAAAGGCGGCGCACAACATTATATCGACACGATTGATGAG ATGGCACCTGATCTTGATTGGGGTAAAAATATTCGCATAGCATTGGACATTGGATGCAAAAGTGCTGGATTCGGAGTTGCTCTACTCGAGAAGGATGTGATTACACTATCATTAGGCCTTACAAATGACCAGACAGACCTTGCACAAGTTGCCCTTGAACGCGGCATCCCTGCAACAATTGGCAGTCTGGGATCAAGAAGATTACCCTTTCCTAGTGGTTCATTTGATATCATCCACTGTAGAGAATGCAACATACCGTGGCATTCTAATG GCGGAAAGCTTCTCATAGAGATGAATAGGATCCTTCGCCCAGGAGGATACTTTGTTATCTCAAGCAGACATGGTGACCTCGAGAGTGAAGAAG GAATATCAGCTTCAATGGCCGCAGTTTGTTGGAACGTGATAGCTTACAACAGTGATGATGTCAGCGAGCTTGGAGTAAAGATATTTCAGCGACCAGCctcaaatgatgagtatgacctgagAGCAAAAAAAGATCCTccattttgcaaggaagagcaaaaCAAAGCTACTGCATG GTACACTCCAATCAAGCATTGCCTGCACAAAGCTCCTGCTGGTATTGAAGAAAGAGGCAGTGAGTGGCCTGAGGAATGGCCCAAGAGGCTTGAGACTTTTCCTGACTGGCTTGGGGACCTGCAGACAAGGGTGTCTGCTGATCATAGCCACTGGAAGGCCGTCGTTGAGAAATCGTATCTGGATGGCTTGGGTATTAATTGGACTAATATCAGAAACGTACTGGATATGAAAGCTGTATATGGAGG ATTTGCTGCGGCTTTGTCATCCGAAAAAGTTTGGGTCATGAATGTTGTCCCCGTGCATGCTCCAGACACGCTACCTGTAATCTTTGAGCGCGGGCTGATCGGCGTTTATCACGACTGGTGCGAACCATTTAGCACATATCCAAGGTCCTACGATCTTCTTCACGCCGACCATTTGTTCTCACGGTTGAAGAACAG ATGCAAGGAGCCTGCCTCGATCTTGGTCGAGATGGACCGGATCCTGAGACCCGGAGGCTGGGCCATCATCCGGGAGAAACTCGAGATTCTCGACCCGTTGGAGGCGATCCTGAAGTCGCTGCACTGGGAGATCGTGATGACCTTCAGGAAGGACAAGGAGGGCATCATGTCTGTAAAGAAAACAACGTGGCGACCGTGA
- the LOC119303328 gene encoding S-adenosyl-L-methionine-dependent tRNA 4-demethylwyosine synthase-like, with protein MPPSPAAAAASGTSHLALLLLLSSSSLFFLYKSIALRRLRRTLRPSPSPSSSSPAAAAAAPTLLYASATGTSKALAERLSARLADAGLPARATDAAAFDPDDLPSVPLLLLVLPTHDAGAPPPGAAFLARWLAETAADFRAGALLLSGLRFAVFGVGSRAYGDTFNAAARSFSRWLRALGAVEVLPVGEGDVDEGDLDDVFEEWCGRVLRVVKGEEVEDDAVDGETNGFDGLEGEESDYDDDDDEEEEEEVASGEVDMEDIAGKATAKKQNGKVESALPNGGQNGARAMVTPIIRASLEKQGYKIVGSHSGVKICRWTKSQLRGRGGCYKHSFYGIESHRCMEATPSLACANKCVFCWRHHTNPVGKSWKWKMDDPLDIVNTAIDEHRKMVKQMKGVPGVKPERLAEGLSPRHCALSLVGEPIMYPEINTLVDDLHRRHISTFLVTNAQFPEKIKALKPITQLYVSVDAATKESLKAVDRPLFSDFWERFLDSLKSLHDKDQRTVYRLTLVKGWNVEEIDAYANLLKLGQPDFIEIKGVTYCGSSATSKLTMENVPWHADVKEFSEVLASKSGGIYELACEHVHSCCVLLAKVDKFKINGKWHTWIDYDRFNELVTSGKPFKSSDYMAVTPSWAVYGADEGGFDPDQARFKKERRHGAAALKG; from the exons ATGCCCCCCTCCCCGGCGGCCGCGGCCGCCTCCGGCACCTCccacctcgccctcctcctcctgctctcctcctcctccctcttcttcctctacaagtccatcgccctccgccgcctccgccgcaccctacgcccctccccttccccatcctcctcctcccccgccgccgccgccgccgccccgaccctcctCTACGCGTCGGCCACGGGCACCTCCAAGGCCCTGGCGGAGCGCCTCTCGGCCCGCCTCGCGGACGCCGGGCTGCCCGCCCGCGCCACCGACGCCGCCGCCTTCGACCCGGACGACCTCCCCTCGGTCCCGCTCCTCCTGCTCGTCCTCCCCACCCACGACGCCGGGGCGCCCCCGCCCGGCGCCGCCTTCCTCGCGCGCTGGCTCGCGGAGACCGCCGCCGACTTCCGCGCCGGCGCGCTGCTCCTCTCGGGCCTCCGcttcgccgtcttcggcgtcggctCCCGCGCCTACGGCGACACCTTCAACGCCGCCGCCAGGAGCTTCTCCCGGTGGCTCCGCGCGCTGGGGGCTGTCGAGGTGCTGCCCGTCGGGGAGGGCGACGTGGATGAGGGGGACCTCGACGACGTCTTCGAGGAGTGGTGCGGGAGGGTGCTCAGGGTGGTCAAAGGGGAGGAGGTTGAGGACGATGCGGTCGATGGAGAGACCAATGGATTTGATGGGCTGGAAGGGGAGGAGTCCGattatgatgacgatgatgacgaggaagaggaggaggaggtggctagTGGGGAGGTTGACATGGAGGACATTGCCGGCAAGGCGACAGCAAAGAAGCAGAATGGGAAGGTGGAGAGTGCTTTGCCCAATGGAGGGCAGAATGGTGCGAGGGCCATGGTCACGCCCATCATCAGGGCGAGCTTGGAGAAACAA GGCTACAAAATTGTTGGTTCCCATAGCGGGGTGAAGATTTGTAGATGGACGAAGTCACAGCTTCGAGGTCGTGGAGGCTGTTACAAGCACTCATTTTATGGCATAGAAAGCCACAG ATGCATGGAAGCAACTCCAAGTTTGGCTTGTGCAAATAAGTGTGTGTTCTGTTGGAGGCATCACACAAATCCTGTTGGGAAGAGTTGGAAGTGGAAGATGGATGATCCTCTTGACATTGTTAATACTGCCATTGACGAACACAGGAAGATGGTTAAGCAAATGAAAGGCGTGCCAG GAGTAAAGCCAGAGCGACTAGCAGAGGGTCTATCCCCTAGACATTGTGCATTATCTCTTGTTGGCGAACCAATTATGTACCCAGAGATAAATACTCTGGTTGATGACCTACATCGCAGACACATATCTACGTTTCTGGTTACAAATGCTCAATTTCCTGAGAAGATCAAGGCTCTGAAACCCATCACCCAG CTGTATGTCAGTGTGGATGCAGCTACAAAAGAAAGCCTGAAGGCTGTTGACAGGCCACTCTTTTCGGACTTCTGGGAGCGTTTTCTG GATTCGCTCAAGTCCCTGCATGACAAAGATCAAAGGACGGTGTACCGACTGACATTGGTCAAAGGCTGGAATGTGGAAGAGATTGATGCATATGCAAACTTACTAAAACTTGGGCAACCTGATTTCATTGAAATCAAGGGTGTAACATACTGTGGCTC GTCAGCAACTTCAAAGTTGACAATGGAAAATGTCCCATGGCACGCTGACGTTAAAGAATTCTCTGAGGTGCTGGCATCAAAAAGTGGTGGCATATATGAATTAGCCTGTGAGCATGTGCATTCGTGCTGTGTCCTACTTGCAAAGGTGGACAAGTTCAAGATCAATGGAAAATGGCATACCTGGATAGATTACGACCGATTCAATGAACTG GTGACATCTGGAAAGCCTTTCAAGAGCAGCGATTACATGGCTGTGACGCCTTCATGGGCCGTCTATGGCGCAGACGAAGGTGGCTTTGATCCAGATCAAGCTCGCTTCAAGAAGGAAAGGCGCCATGGAGCTGCAGCACTCAAAGGCTAA
- the LOC119303326 gene encoding pentatricopeptide repeat-containing protein At2g22070-like — MPERDAVSWTVMVVGLNRARRFGEAVEAFLDMVGDRLAPTQFTLTNVLSSCAAAEAGGAGRRVHSFAVKLGLGGCVPVANSVLNMYGKCGDAETARAVFERMPARSVSSWNAMVSLDARLGRMDLALSLFESMPDRTIVSWNAVITGYNQNGLDAKALWFFSRMLCDSSSMVPDEFTITSVLSACANLCMVSIGKQVHAYILRSGMPCVGQVTNALISMYAKSGSVENARGVMDQAVVADLNVISFTALLEGYVKLGDMKRAREIFDIMTNRDVVAWTAMIVGYEQNGYNDEAMELFRSMIRSGPDPNSYTLAAVLSVCASLACLDYGKQIHCKAIRSLQEQSSSVSNAIVTMYARSGSLPLARRVFDRVRWRNETVTWTSMIVALAQHGLGGDAVGLFEEMLRVGVKPDRITYVGVLSACTHAGFVDQGRMYYQQMQDKHGIVPEMSHYACMVDLLARSGLLSEAQEFIGQMPVEPDAIAWGALLSACRVHKDADLAELAAEKLLSIDPGNSGAYSALCNVYAACGRWGDAAMAWKRRKDGGVRKETGFSWTHVRGRVHVFGGDDTLHPQREAVYRMAAKMWQDIKKAGFVPDLQSVLHDDELKEEMLSRHSEKLAIAFGLLATPEGTTLRVMKNLRVCNDCHTAIKFISKVADREIILRDATRFHHFRDGLCSCKDYW, encoded by the coding sequence ATGCCCGAGCGCGACGCCGTGTCGTGGACCGTCATGGTCGTGGGGCTCAACCGCGCCCGCCGCTTCGGGGAGGCCGTCGAGGCGTTCCTGGACATGGTTGGGGACAGGCTGGCGCCGACGCAGTTCACGCTCACAAACGTGCTCTCGTCGTGCGCGGCTGCGGAGGCCGGCGGGGCCGGGAGGAGGGTGCACTCCTTCGCCGTCAAGCTCGGGCTGGGCGGCTGCGTGCCCGTGGCCAACTCGGTGCTCAACATGTACGGCAAGTGCGGGGACGCCGAGACAGCGAGGGCTGTGTTTGAGAGGATGCCGGCGCGGAGCGTGTCGAGCTGGAACGCCATGGTGTCGCTCGACGCCCGTCTGGGGAGGATGGACCTTGCTTTGTCCTTGTTCGAGAGCATGCCGGACCGGACCATTGTCTCATGGAACGCGGTCATCACGGGGTACAACCAGAATGGGCTTGACGCCAAGGCACTGTGGTTCTTCTCCCGGATGCTGTGCGATTCTTCTTCCATGGTGCCGGATGAATTCACAATCACCAGTGTCCTGTCAGCTTGCGCCAACCTTTGCATGGTGAGCATCGGAAAGCAGGTGCATGCATACATCTTACGGAGCGGAATGCCGTGCGTCGGTCAGGTCACCAATGCCCTCATCTCAATGTATGCCAAGTCCGGCAGCGTTGAGAATGCCAGGGGGGTGATGGACCAGGCAGTGGTGGCCGATCTGAATGTGATATCCTTCACCGCTCTCCTGGAAGGCTATGTCAAGCTTGGAGATATGAAGCGTGCAAGGGAGATCTTCGATATCATGACCAACCGAGATGTCGTCGCCTGGACTGCGATGATCGTCGGCTACGAGCAGAATGGTTACAACGACGAGGCCATGGAGCTCTTCAGGTCAATGATCAGAAGCGGACCAGACCCAAACAGCTATACGCTCGCTGCTGTTCTTAGCGTCTGCGCGAGCCTGGCATGTCTTGACTACGGCAAGCAGATCCACTGTAAGGCCATCAGATCACTGCAGGAACAATCCAGCTCCGTCAGCAACGCCATCGTCACCATGTACGCGAGGTCAGGCAGCCTGCCATTGGCGAGGAGGGTGTTTGATCGGGTCCGCTGGCGCAACGAGACGGTGACATGGACGTCGATGATCGTAGCCTTGGCGCAGCATGGCCTGGGAGGAGACGCCGTTGGCCTGTTTGAAGAAATGCTCCGAGTCGGCGTGAAGCCGGACCGAATAACCTATGTCGGCGTGCTCTCAGCGTGCACCCATGCTGGCTTTGTGGACCAAGGGAGGATGTACTACCAGCAGATGCAGGACAAGCATGGCATCGTGCCTGAGATGAGCCACTATGCGTGCATGGTCGACCTGCTCGCCCGTAGCGGCCTGCTCTCCGAAGCTCAGGAGTTTATCGGGCAAATGCCCGTGGAGCCCGACGCGATCGCCTGGGGGGCGCTGCTCTCGGCCTGCAGGGTCCACAAGGACGCGGACCTGGCGGAGCTGGCGGCGGAGAAGCTGCTGTCGATCGACCCCGGCAACAGCGGCGCCTACTCGGCGCTCTGCAACGTCTATGCCGCCTGCGGGAGGTGGGGCGACGCGGCGATGGCTTGGAAGCGGAGGAAGGACGGAGGTGTGAGGAAAGAGACGGGGTTCAGCTGGACGCACGTGCGCGGCAGGGTCCACGTCTTCGGGGGGGATGACACCCTGCACCCGCAGAGGGAGGCTGTCTACAGGATGGCTGCCAAGATGTGGCAGGATATCAAGAAGGCTGGCTTCGTGCCGGACCTCCAGTCGGTCCTGCACGAtgacgagctcaaggaggagatgcTGAGCCGGCACAGTGAGAAGCTCGCCATCGCGTTCGGCCTCCTGGCCACGCCGGAGGGGACGACGCTGCGGGTCATGAAGAACCTGCGGGTGTGCAACGACTGCCACACGGCGATCAAGTTCATCTCCAAAGTCGCGGACAGGGAGATCATCCTGCGGGACGCCACGAGGTTCCACCATTTCAGGGATGGGTTATGTTCTTGCAAAGATTATTGGTAG
- the LOC119303329 gene encoding protein AE7-like 1, translating to MTVGMINANPVVHERPERAAHPAHAALDALDVFDTVRDIKDPEHPYSLEQLSVLSQESVSVDEKLGHIQITFTPTVQHCSMATVIGLCLRLKLMQNFPPHYKIDIKVAPGSLANEESVNKQLNDKERVAAALENPNLRQLVDDCLCSDHSSSY from the exons atGACGGTGGGGATGATCAACGCGAACCCGGTGGTGCACGAGCGGCCGGAGCGCGCCGCCCACCCCGCGCACGCGGCGCTCGACGCGCTCGACGTCTTCG ATACGGTGCGGGACATCAAGGACCCGGAGCACCCCTACTCGCTGGAGCAGCTCAGCGTGCTCTCCCAGGAGTCCGTCTCCGTCGACGAGAAGCTCGGCCACATCCA GATAACCTTCACCCCAACTGTGCAACACTGCAGTATGGCCACAGTGATTGGTCTGTGCCTCAGGCTTAAATTGATGCAAAACTTTCCTCCGCATTACAAG ATTGACATAAAAGTTGCTCCAGGATCTCTTGCTAATGAAGAATCAG TAAACAAGCAGCTGAACGACAAGGAGAGAGTCGCGGCGGCCTTGGAGAACCCCAACCTCCGGCAGTTGGTGGACGATTGCCTCTGCTCAGATCACTCATCCTCATATTAG